Genomic DNA from bacterium:
AACTCTGTACTGCCTGCCCATTATGGGAGCTTGTCGAAGGATCAGCACTCTCAATCCTGTAAATGTATATCCCTGAAGAAAGATTTGATATTTCGTTGTGTGTAGAAAATTCTACTTCATACGTTTCCGGTGCTTTCTCTTCATTGACTAATGTTGTTACCTCATTTCTTAAAATGTCATAAACTTTTAGGGTAACATATTGAGATTGCTGCGCTCCGCTCGCAATGACATTTGGAACAGTAAATTTTATTTTAGTTGAAGGATTAAATGGATTCGAATAGCTTTATTCCAGCACAAAAGAAAAAGAAAGTTTTAAAATGGAGTTTTTATAATTTGTGTCGCGAAATTTATTCCACGTAGAGACGCATCGCGATGCGTCTTTACAAATGGAACCGAATATATTACCTGGTAACAGCGGGATTTCTACCCAAGCAGGCCAGTGGAAGCATAAAAGAAAATGAAAGTTTTAAAATAGAGTATTTGTGATTTTTATCAGGAAATTTATTTCGCGTAGAGGTTTTTAAAAATATTTAAAAACAAAGTTGACGGGATGAATCTCGCACTACATTAATTTTAATTTCTCATCGTAATAAAATCATTTTCTTGGTGTCAGAAAACTCTGAACTTTGCAGGCGATAAATATATATTCCTGATGCCAGATTAGCGGCTGCGAATTCAACTTCATAGACCCCGGGTGTTTTATCTTCATTAACCAATGTTGCGACCTCATTTCCCAGAATATCATAAACCTTTAATGTGACCAGGACATTGTCATTCCGTCCGCCTGAGGCGGATTGACCCGGAATCTCAAATTTTATTTTAGTCGATGGATTGAAAGGATTCGGATAGTTCTGTTCCAGCAGAAAAGCATTTGGGAAGTCTGGATTTGGTTCAACTGAGGTTGGATAATCTTCAAATACACCATTTTCCCAAAGAGTCGAATTGTCATCATCAAAAATTCCCCAGAACAAGCTGTTAGTAAGCCAGGTTAAATCCTGAGTTTCATTCAAATCCACGGTGTTAAAATGAATAGTTACGATATTTGTCCATTCAGGTGTTGTTGACACAGTTGTTCCGTTATTACTGTTAGTGAATGGAAGATCAATGTTAACCCAAATTGTATTCTCCATAGGTCGTGTTATAGTAGCAGTAGAATAGTTTCCGCCGCTAAAATTATGGAAGGTGTAATCAACATCTTGAATTGGATTTTCATTAATGGATATAGCTGAGGTATTAAAATCAAATACAATTGTCGCACCGCCAAGCTCAGCATTACCGGCGTCGGTGTTAATTTGTAGAAGAACTGTGGTCTTTGAAGCATCAGCACTTACAATCACAAATCTGCCATTAATAGTTGCCGGTTCTACTGAACAAGCATTCCATAATAATAATACTCCCAGAAGGAAACTAAACAGCTTCATATTTCTCTCCATTACAAAAAAGAGTTTGCATCATATTCCGGTTTTAACCGAACTCTCGTTAATAATACATCGGCTTGTTGTTGAATTTGCCGAACTTAAATAGCATAGCTTAAATCCTACCAGTAATTATGACTCCTTATATTTTATTTAATAAAAATTCTATTTTTTAAAATGAATTTATTTCTTTACTTAACATCTTTCTCTCCGCTCAACATCTTTCATCATCCGTCTCCCATCTTCCATCAACCATCTTCCATCATTTATTTTTACTTACGGTACTTGTGTTGTTTTACCATTATTGATATTCCAAAGCTGATTAACATCGTGAATCGTAACTCCACTGTTCATATTAAAATCACCTTCGAGATAACCCATATTACCATTCTGGATTAACCATACATTATCTCTGTCAGATGTATTGACGACTCCATCAGCATTACCGTCTGTCGCAACCATTCCATATTTTCCTGTACCTAATTCAACCATTGGGTTTTGACCATATGCTTTATTCATTGCATTTGTAAAATCGTATAAAGCTGATGTTAGTGATAATTCAACTGGTGCTGCTGACATTATTGCAAGATGGTTCCTGTGGTGTATTGCTATATAATAAGAACCAGGATCGACATTCGTAAAGAATACTCCTTCGCTGCCATTTGGTTCTAATAAAAGTCCATCATTTTTTAGAATAGCTGCGCGACTGGAGATAATTTGAGATGGATTTGCTGCGTTTCTTAATTCGACTAATACCCAATCTACCATCGCAGAGTTTGGACCGGAGCTAAAACTTTCATTACCATTATAATTCCAAGGAGGCTGATTATAAGGTTGTGAATTCGGTAGGAATGAACCTTGAGTTAAATTCGTTGACATAAGATTATTATTGAATGGTCCTTGAAGATATACCTTGCCTCTAACTCTGACATTATTAGATTGACTTTCGGTATATTCCAGAGCGCCAATATCCCACGCACCTGTTCGTGGATTTCCTAAAATATCATAAGCTAAAAACGGATATTCGGTAGACAAATCAACTCCCATATCCCTGCCTGCCGTTGTGTAGTAATCTGCTTTATCAAGTCCATATTTATTAGTGAATACAATAAGATTAGAATTTGCTGTATCACTATTTACATCATAACCTAACCCTTGCCAAGCCTCAAAAGTTCTGACCACGCCGTAAGTAGCAAGATAATCTTCATAACCACCATACTCGGCATATAAATTATAATCACAATATCCGATAACAGTTGGGGCATTGATATTAAGATGTCCGTTAATATTTGTATCAACCACGCATAGATTATTTGCAAAGAACATACTATCCGCACCCCAAATTGTAAACAAGCCCGGATTTCTACCTTTGATAATTATTGTGTTATTAAATACTCTCGCTGTTATAGCAGGGTCTAAACTTGCTCTGCCCAAACCTATTGCACCTATGCCAGTATATTGCTTCCTATGAACAAGTATGTTATTGTAAATCAGAATCTCCATCGGGGGGTCTTCTGCGTTCTGATGATTGTAGATTAAGTTATTCCACATCACTCCGTTTGGATTCGTATCTATAATTAAGTTATTTGAAATCGTAAATCTTCGTCTTGAAAAATCAGTATTTCCAGGAAAACCTAAATCAGATATTTGTATTCCATCTCTGTGTGCATCTGTTGTCATACTGCCATTTCTCATTATAATGGTATTGCCATCAATAGTATGTCCGCCTAAACCACCTGCTATGCCAAAGGGGTCTGTATTATTGTCAAGGTCATTCTCAGGCTGTTCTATGTGAGAATTTGTTACCTTAATAGTATTGCCCTCTAAATAAAACATACCATTACGCCCATTGCCTATTATATTCCAATTATCCATTATAATCATACTGTCTCTGTAATAACGACCATCAGCACCAGAACCTCCGAGATAAAACATTAGACCACTAGTTGTTCTGTCATCAGTGCAATTAAAGCCTGTAAGTTTAAGATTGGTTATATTGGCAATCTGTAAAATCCATTGTGTATCATTATTATACGGAAGAATATTAACATCACCATTATGTCCTGTGTGCCAAGCGGGGGCTATTACAACTTCCGAATCATAAACAATACCATCCAGTCCATAAACCTCAAATGCCGGATATATCCTATGTGCGTATGCACCTGCTTCTCCACGATAATCGCCATTAGAAACATAAACAGTATCACCACCTTGCAGTATGTCAAAGTTAATACCGTCTGAAACGTGCTGAGAATCGGATATAGACGTCCACGCATCAGTCCAGCTTCTTCCAGTATTTGCACCTATGGCATCTTTATCTACATACCAGATTGTCTGTGCAATGGCATCGCCATCAAGTTGGTTAATTGCAAAATAAAGAAGAGTGCTTAGTAGTATTGCTTTCATATGTTCATCTCCTGATTGGCATCAACAATAAATTTTCTATTTTGTATCTATTAACAATAAACCTATATAATTCCTCTGGTTTTTATGTTTCTACTATATATCCAGTTTGTTTAAGAGTTAATAGCTTTGATAATGGCTTATGTCAATTACAATTATAAAAAAGCATAAACCGCAGAATAAACGAGAATTAAAAAGAAGAATATCTTGTTCCAGAGTTGGTCAAGTGTTAATGTGCTGAATAAAAGTTTGAATGAGTACAAGCGTTTCATCTCATTTGCTATTATTTAATAATTTTCAATAATTAAACAAAAAATATGCCCTCAAGAAACAATATTATTTTACTCTTTTCGAAATCGGGCTTCAGAAAATTCTGCAAATCAGGTAATAATTACTTTTTTTTCTCAATAAGGGGAAATGAATGCGACAACAGGAGTTTGGAAGGGATGATTACAAGAAATTAACTCCACATAAACAATTTTTCATTTCTTGGGTTAGAAAGTTACTTTTCTTTATATCAAATAAAAAGTCACTTAACTTGGTATAGGTGAGTTTATTTTACAAACAGACACATGCAGATGCTTAATTAAATATCTCAATTAAATGTGAAACGATTCTTTGAGAAGCACATCCATCCCATAATTCGGGAACAGTTCCTCTCTTCCATTTTCCCTGAAAAAGTTTTTCTAGTGCAGGCTTAATTGCGGATGGATCAGTACCTATTAATTCATTAGTTCCCTGCTCAACTGTCTCCGGTCTTTCAGTATTATTTCTTAAAGTAAAACAGGGGACACCCATTACAGTTGTCTCTTCTGTGATACCGCCGGAGTCCGTAATTACACCTTTTGCTCTTTCAACCAGGTAATTAAACTCGAGATAGCTCAAAGGTTCCGTAATAAATAAATTTGGTTCACTAATTTTCAAATCATTAAAAATCTTTGCTGTTCTTGGGTGCATTGGAAAAATCACAGGTAATCCATGGACATTATTTACTATTTCACTGATATATTTCTTAAGTTTTTTCCCTTCATCTACATTAGCAGGCCGATGTAACGTAATGATGAAATAAGATTTTTCTTTGAGATTTATTTTATCCCATAATAAAGGTTTTTTAAATCTATGTTTATTTGTTAGTAATGAATCAATCATTACATTGCCAACAAAGAAAATCCGGTTATTATCAATACCGGCTTTTGCTAAATTGGATCCTGCCCATCTGGTGGTTGTGAAAAAATAATCAGCAAGACAATCAGTAACCATACGGTTAATTTCTTCCGGCATCGTTAAATCATAAGAACGAATCCCGGCTTCAACATGTGCAACTTTTATATTTAGTTTTTTTGCAACTATACTGCAAGCCATCGTACTGGTCACATCACCTACAACAATAACTAAATCAGATGAATTAGTTAATAGTTCTTTTTCAAATGCTACCATAATAGCTGCAGTCTGTTCAGCCTGAGTACCTCCGCCGCATCCAAGATTTATATCCGGATCGGGAATATTAAGCTCTTCGAAAAATGTTCTGCTCATACTGTCATCATAGTGTTGTCCTGTGTGGACAAGTCGATATTGAATGTCATTTTTCTTGAATTTATGATCATTAATTGCTTTTATGATTGGTGCGATTTTAATAAAATTAGGTCGTGCCCCTGCAACTATAGTTAGTTTCATTCTTAAAATTCCTTTTATATTGCTTCTTAAATACTTCGAAATTTATACCAACAAGATACGAGTTCTCTAATTTTCAATATCTTTAATTTTTTTGTTTAATATAAATCAGCTACTTCCATTGAATTAATATAATTTTTTGTTAACAAATTTTAATAAAGCTTACTATTTGGTTGCTATACTGAGCTATTAAGTAATCAAGCTTTTAATAAAGCAAGAAGAATAAATTATTTTCTGCTTGTTTTGTTTTGTAACATAGACCCAATATGAGATAAGAAATGATCCATAAATTGCTTTTTTAGTTGATTTTATTAGATATTTCTCGGTACAAATCTGGTTAATGGTAAATGCTACACTTTATAAACTAATTTATCACTGAGGGCTCTTTTTTTGAGGGATGAACTAGACATTAAAACAGATTTCGTTGATTTTAGAGGAAGTAAACCACGGTCTAAAGTTTTTAGGCAGTTTAATACTTTTTTAATCCTCGGGAATTACTATAATGTTCTGTTTTATTTTCTAATCTATACACTGTCGTTTTCCTTATTTTATTCCATCTCTCAGATCAGATTTAACTTTGATTATGGATATCTCATAAACCTGTTATTACTTTTAATTTCTACATTCTTCGGTGCGTCTTTCTCTGGAAAATTAAAGCTAAACAGAAAGGAAAATCCCGACCAAATTCTTAAAGCACTTTATTCTTCCACATTTATTACCCTTTCATTTTTAATAATTTTCTTTTTTATTCAGGATGTTAATCGCATAACCAGAATAAACATATTGTCGGCAGTTTTCAGTGGCCTATCAATCGAATTGTTTTACTTCATTTTAATGCACAATAACAGGCAAAATAAGGGAAGTTATATCAGGAATATTAAGTTACCTCTTTTATACATACTTCTTGATGGAATTGTTTTAAGTCTGTTTTGCTATTTTGAAATCGTATTAAACCTGACCCCGTTTTTTGATAATAAAACTGAAATACTTTTACTTGTCCTTATTTATCTCAGCTGGATTGTCTCTGCCGCGATCACACATAAATTTATACCTGCCGAAGTCTATACCAGCAGAATGAATGCGTTTGAACTTCAGGTGAAATTCTATTTAAGAATAATATTCTTAACTATTCTCGCAATCATTTTTTACAATTAGAATTTTCAAATGCTGTCAATTTTGTAAAAGCACTCGCCGGTTATGCTTTAGTATCTTCACTTCTTACTATAATCTTATTTTCCAGAAAAATAAAGAACAAGAGTGATGAGGCAACAGTTGTTTTTTTGAAAGCATATGAGCTGAATGATACAGTTAATCGGTCAAATGGCAGAAATCGTAATGGAAGATACGGCTTTTCTGACATTGAGGCAGTTAATTCGAATGATGATTATAAGAAGATCGACTTTGATTACTTAAAAAACTATGGAAATGTTTTTTCTATTTTAGATACCATAATTGACTTAAAAACATTTGATACAAGAAGCACTTTAATCCTCAATTCTGACCAGCCTATTGATGTATCAAATCAAAAAAAGGACTTTTTTCAGTTATTAGTGAATCTACATGTTCTGAATGATCAGATCAAGCTTAATGATTATCTACTGCAGGTTAGGGAATCTTTATTAGATAAGGGTGTTTTTGTTGGGGCATTACTTCCACATCACTACAGATATCGAAGATATTTAAAAAAATATTCATTTTATTTTGCAAATGTGCTTTATTTCTTTGACTTTCTTTGGAAGAGGGTAATGCCCAAGTTGCCGATTACTAGAGAAATATATTTCACATTCAGCAAAGAAAAAGATAGGGCAATCTCGCTAGCGGAAGGATTGGGAAGATTAGTTTATTGCGGTTTCAAAATTCTTGACTTAGTTGTGGTAGATGATGTGGTTTATTTTGCTGCTGCAAAAAATGGCAGCTTTAATCCGGATAAGAAATTCTTTTATAGCCCGATCTTTAAAATGAAGCGTGTTGGTAAAAATGGAAAGCCAATTTATGTTTATAAGCTTAGAACAATGTACCCATATTCTGAGTTTATACAGGATTTCATTTATAATCAGAACAAGCTTGAAACTGGTGGTAAATTCAAGAATGACTTTAGAGTACCGGCGTGGGGAAGATTATTTAGGAAACTCTGGATAGATGAACTGCCAATGTTAATTAACTGGCTCAAAGGTGATCTGAAAATTGTAGGCGTGCGCCCGATTAGTAACCATTATTTAAGTTTGTATTCAAAAGATCATCAGGAACGAAGAAAAACCTTTAAACCTGGTTTGTTACCCCCATATTACGCTGATATGCCAAAGACTATTGAAGAAATTGAGCAGTCAGAAAAAAGATACTTAGATGCTTATGAAAGAAATCCTTTGAAAACAGATTTCAAGTATTTCATTAAAGCACTGGATAATATTTTGATTGGGAAAAAACGCAGCGCCTGAGTATTTTAAAAAAGTAGCCTTTCTAACTTTTATCCATAAAATCATACATTGACTTAATAACTATTTTTAGGTAATAATAATATAAAATATTCAAATTTCTGTCTATGAATACACACGCTTTAATTAATAAATCTTTTGGTGATGACTGATATTTGGACGTATTATCTGTCCTAGAATATTATTGCATAGTCGTATTAATAATATTAAATAATGAAGAAGGATAACAATATGTTTATAAAAAATTCTGGTCTTATTTTATGCATTTTACTTTCATTTATTCTCATTAGTTGTAAAAATTCAGAGGAATCAAATATGGAAAATCAGGTAAATATTATTTTTTTACATCACAGCACGGGCAATTATATCTGGCATGGAGGGATGTCAAAAATTGCAAGAAAATTAGGATGGTTTAGCAGTGATGTTGAGAAATGGTTCGAAGATTATAATGAAAAACAAAACAA
This window encodes:
- a CDS encoding T9SS type A sorting domain-containing protein produces the protein MENTIWVNIDLPFTNSNNGTTVSTTPEWTNIVTIHFNTVDLNETQDLTWLTNSLFWGIFDDDNSTLWENGVFEDYPTSVEPNPDFPNAFLLEQNYPNPFNPSTKIKFEIPGQSASGGRNDNVLVTLKVYDILGNEVATLVNEDKTPGVYEVEFAAANLASGIYIYRLQSSEFSDTKKMILLR
- the wecB gene encoding UDP-N-acetylglucosamine 2-epimerase (non-hydrolyzing) — protein: MKLTIVAGARPNFIKIAPIIKAINDHKFKKNDIQYRLVHTGQHYDDSMSRTFFEELNIPDPDINLGCGGGTQAEQTAAIMVAFEKELLTNSSDLVIVVGDVTSTMACSIVAKKLNIKVAHVEAGIRSYDLTMPEEINRMVTDCLADYFFTTTRWAGSNLAKAGIDNNRIFFVGNVMIDSLLTNKHRFKKPLLWDKINLKEKSYFIITLHRPANVDEGKKLKKYISEIVNNVHGLPVIFPMHPRTAKIFNDLKISEPNLFITEPLSYLEFNYLVERAKGVITDSGGITEETTVMGVPCFTLRNNTERPETVEQGTNELIGTDPSAIKPALEKLFQGKWKRGTVPELWDGCASQRIVSHLIEIFN
- a CDS encoding sugar transferase, producing MKAYELNDTVNRSNGRNRNGRYGFSDIEAVNSNDDYKKIDFDYLKNYGNVFSILDTIIDLKTFDTRSTLILNSDQPIDVSNQKKDFFQLLVNLHVLNDQIKLNDYLLQVRESLLDKGVFVGALLPHHYRYRRYLKKYSFYFANVLYFFDFLWKRVMPKLPITREIYFTFSKEKDRAISLAEGLGRLVYCGFKILDLVVVDDVVYFAAAKNGSFNPDKKFFYSPIFKMKRVGKNGKPIYVYKLRTMYPYSEFIQDFIYNQNKLETGGKFKNDFRVPAWGRLFRKLWIDELPMLINWLKGDLKIVGVRPISNHYLSLYSKDHQERRKTFKPGLLPPYYADMPKTIEEIEQSEKRYLDAYERNPLKTDFKYFIKALDNILIGKKRSA